A genomic stretch from Thalassophryne amazonica chromosome 18, fThaAma1.1, whole genome shotgun sequence includes:
- the LOC117530365 gene encoding protein phosphatase 1 regulatory subunit 3C-B-like, whose translation MPVDMMRICLTSSPPLCPFLNNCGNRQSSSATVLLPHRPCLVSAHCSNTNSSNFATPSTASATTTAESGRSQTWLQTKKTVVFADSRGLALTAVHVFDKSDDDPLTELQFQLSEEDGMAARLLLGDITDAGGSDIVLDFIQPGVDYLELRNRLKTQQVCLDTCSVQERLLSGTVQVQNLCFEKLVSVRITFDSWHTFQDFPCQYLNKVYGCPDIDIFTFSIALPAVLKLPDEMEFCIQYQTEDKTYWDNNCGNNYRLTVVYPSARGNSDAAGVESHKRCEASKMQEMVFDHFGSPRTSVGIFPVWQSWGQLETGALYW comes from the exons ATGCCAGTGGACATGATGAGAATCTGCCtcaccagctctccacctctgtgCCCTTTCCTCAACAACTGTGGCAACCGCCAGTCTTCTTCGGCAACTGTGCTGTTGCCACATCGACCCTGTTTGGTTTCTGCACACTGCAGCAACACAAACAGCAGCAACTTTGCCACACCCAGCACAGCTTCAGCAACAACGACTGCAGAGAGCGGCAGAAGCCAAACATGGTTACAGACGAAGAAGACTGTGGTGTTTGCGGACTCTCGAGGTCTAGCACTGACCGCTGTCCATGTCTTCGATAAATCTGATGATGATCCGCTGACAGAACTGCAGTTCCAGTTGAGTGAAGAAGATGGAATGGCAGCCAGACTTCTTTTGGGAGACATCACGG ACGCTGGTGGTTCAGACATAGTTCTGGACTTCATCCAACCAGGTGTGGACTATCTGGAACTGAGGAACCGACTCAAAACCCAGCAAGTCTGTTTGGACACCTGTTCCGTCCAGGAGCGCCTGCTCTCTGGCACTGTGCAGGTTCAAAATCTATGTTTTGAGAAGTTGGTCTCCGTTAGAATCACCTTTGATTCGTGGCACACATTCCAAGATTTTCCTTGTCAGTACCTGAACAAGGTCTACGGTTGTCCTGATATTGACATCTTCACCTTCTCCATTGCGTTGCCGGCGGTCTTGAAGCTGCCAGATGAGATGGAGTTCTGCATTCAATACCAGACTGAAGATAAGACTTACTGGGACAACAACTGCGGGAATAATTACCGGCTGACGGTGGTGTATCCAAGCGCCAGGGGCAACTCGGATGCTGCAGGGGTGGAGAGCCACAAACGCTGTGAGGCatccaaaatgcaggaaatggtgtTTGATCACTTTGGAAGCCCAAGAACATCAGTGGGTATATTCCCTGTGTGGCAGAGCTGGGGTCAACTAGAGACTGGTGCCCTCTACTGGTGA